Proteins from a genomic interval of Bradyrhizobium sp. CCGB01:
- a CDS encoding DUF1656 domain-containing protein, which produces MTNTYRELVVGGVLIAPIVSYAATALLAFLLLRPVLRLGGFTRFFSNPSLAELCLYVSIFGLLTLFC; this is translated from the coding sequence ATGACGAATACCTATCGTGAACTCGTCGTGGGCGGCGTGCTGATCGCCCCGATCGTGTCCTATGCGGCAACGGCGCTTCTCGCATTCCTGCTGCTTCGCCCGGTGCTGCGTCTCGGAGGATTTACAAGATTCTTCAGCAACCCGTCGCTGGCCGAGCTCTGCCTCTACGTGTCGATATTCGGCCTGCTCACGCTCTTCTGCTAA
- a CDS encoding FUSC family protein, whose product MPRDATSAAGDIRPRVFAGFPVSSWAFALRVLLAMLLALYVSFWLELESPSSAAITVAILALPTRAQGMEKAGYRLLATAIGVMASIAIAGIFSQTGALLPAVLGIWVGLCVFVVGMLDGNRAYAAALSCITVALIAIQQIDSPLQVFPTGVARGAAIAIGVLAVALVNEVLAAPDYHPVLASRLETLHRRVAEFAQDAVRGGASSATAAADMLRDIAALHPEIASLATESISGPARTAAARSAMVGLVNELTLARTLVALPIASVTSWDDRDPGAAGLTTICRTFLRDEIIRGNADVRDSLEALRTGTYPPRQWRAPLYRSPRIAAESGVRAAIHFILIAIIFVMAGWPTTELCLSLVAVIIGLSATAPNPRAFTTLAVFAMPIACLLAGILKYLVFNGVSEFQLLAIGLAPVVIGLALLITLPSGVLPPLSRLSLVFMLVVLAPSNPQSYAPETFLVTCLFAQLSSVLVLAAQLLLPSLSGDRRIRLLLDEAHRELGRLESGQVRQLAPEEAAFRDAARIEQILATNGATAASPVVAEAMRCFDEAVVLRRCHFELGRLAESSLRGAAHAARAALTLRDGHAILVAAEALRQIASQSNLSVEPVLAALVPAGIAFERWQTSAGSSHGKHP is encoded by the coding sequence AGCTTCTGGCTTGAGCTTGAATCCCCTTCGTCGGCAGCAATCACCGTGGCAATCCTGGCGCTGCCCACGCGCGCGCAGGGCATGGAAAAGGCAGGCTACCGGCTGCTCGCGACCGCCATCGGCGTGATGGCATCTATCGCCATCGCCGGCATCTTTTCCCAAACCGGCGCTCTCCTGCCCGCCGTGTTGGGGATCTGGGTCGGGCTTTGCGTTTTCGTCGTCGGGATGCTGGACGGCAATCGCGCTTATGCGGCGGCCCTCAGCTGCATCACAGTTGCCCTGATTGCCATTCAGCAGATCGACAGCCCGTTGCAAGTGTTTCCGACCGGCGTCGCCCGGGGCGCCGCCATCGCCATCGGTGTCCTCGCGGTAGCTCTGGTCAACGAAGTACTCGCCGCGCCGGACTATCATCCGGTTCTGGCGAGCCGCCTCGAAACACTGCATCGCCGGGTCGCGGAATTTGCGCAGGACGCCGTCCGCGGTGGAGCTTCGTCCGCGACCGCTGCAGCGGACATGCTGCGCGATATCGCGGCCCTGCATCCAGAGATCGCGAGCCTCGCCACGGAGTCGATCAGCGGCCCGGCCAGAACCGCAGCCGCACGTTCCGCGATGGTAGGGCTCGTGAACGAGCTGACGCTCGCCCGTACGCTCGTAGCGCTGCCGATCGCCTCCGTCACCTCTTGGGACGATCGAGACCCCGGCGCTGCCGGCCTGACGACGATCTGCCGGACCTTCCTGCGAGACGAGATCATCCGCGGGAATGCAGACGTGCGCGACAGTCTCGAAGCACTGCGGACCGGAACATACCCACCCCGGCAATGGCGCGCGCCGCTGTACCGCTCGCCTCGCATTGCAGCGGAAAGCGGCGTCAGGGCCGCGATCCACTTCATCCTCATTGCAATCATCTTCGTGATGGCGGGATGGCCGACCACCGAGCTCTGCCTCTCGCTTGTCGCGGTCATCATCGGCCTGAGCGCAACGGCTCCTAATCCGCGCGCCTTCACGACACTGGCAGTCTTTGCCATGCCGATCGCATGCCTGCTCGCCGGCATCCTGAAATACCTCGTCTTCAACGGCGTATCCGAGTTTCAACTGCTGGCGATTGGCCTCGCGCCCGTCGTGATCGGCTTGGCGCTCCTGATCACGCTGCCGAGCGGCGTCCTGCCGCCGCTCAGCCGGCTCTCTCTCGTGTTCATGCTTGTCGTTCTCGCGCCGAGCAATCCGCAGAGCTACGCGCCCGAGACATTCCTCGTGACGTGCCTGTTCGCCCAACTTTCTTCGGTTCTGGTGCTTGCGGCGCAGCTCCTGCTGCCGTCATTGTCTGGAGACCGGAGGATCCGGCTGCTACTGGACGAAGCCCATCGCGAGCTGGGCCGCCTCGAATCCGGGCAAGTCCGGCAACTCGCGCCGGAGGAAGCCGCGTTTCGCGATGCCGCCCGGATCGAACAGATCCTGGCGACGAACGGTGCTACGGCGGCTTCCCCGGTCGTCGCGGAGGCGATGCGCTGCTTCGACGAGGCTGTGGTGCTGCGGCGGTGCCACTTCGAACTGGGCCGCCTGGCGGAGAGCTCACTCCGTGGCGCGGCACACGCCGCGCGAGCCGCCCTCACCCTGCGGGATGGACACGCGATCCTGGTTGCGGCTGAAGCGCTCCGCCAGATAGCGAGTCAAAGCAACCTGTCAGTCGAGCCGGTGCTCGCCGCGCTCGTTCCGGCAGGCATCGCCTTCGAACGGTGGCAGACCTCCGCCGGTTCCAGTCATGGAAAACATCCATGA